The window ActctttgtttattttttaaactatCTATTGTTTAATATGATTTCTGTTTCACAGGAAGAAATACTCTTTACAATTGTACTTCCCTCGATCACAGTGATTAGTTTATATTGTTGTGTTGTTTCTGGAGTCAAAACAAAAGTGTATTGATAAATGTGACTGCCCTTTGATTAAGGAGCCAGCAGCTTGTTTACATGATAATGAATGTGTCTTTTGTCAATACTTGTGTAAAAATAAGTATATACATGTTGTGGCAACAAAGAATCCAAGAACCTTCCTTTACAGCTTTCTACTGTTTCCTTTTTCTAATGGTAATATTCTAGTTGTATAGTCAGCAGTGAGCCACTGCACAGGATAGAAAGATTCAGTTTGTCCGTTATCTTCTTTCACTGCATACTCTTAAGTTAAAATATCTTCACACTTGGAGAGAGGGAGACTAGAGGGGTTTAATTTCTCTATCTAGATCTCAGCTAccaaaacataaatattttctCATCTTGTGAACAATTCCTCCTGCATCAGTTTAACTTTTTTGAACTTTATGTAACAACTTCATTACTCCGATCAATTAGAAGAGGTCCACGCATAAGTATATAAATGCGGAATTGGGAGCTAAAGAAGTGCTGCAACCATGAGCAAGTTGTGTTCATCACAACCATCTCGGTCTGCACAGTTGTCATTCTTGCGGTATGTTATTGCTTTCCTCTCTGTGTATCTATGTTCTTCTCAGTAACGGGTACTTGAATGAATCTTTGCTAGTTCCTCCAAATGCTGAAACTGTTACAGAAATTTGTGTGGATGTCTAGTGTTGTCTTCAGTTCAGGATTAGTTTTGTTATACGAGTCTCAGAGTGAAGTTGTGAGATTTTTCAGAAACTGTTGTGATCTTTTGTTATTGTAGGCTGGGTGGGTGGTAGTCTCAGTTCTGTTGTTGGGACATAACTATGTCTCAACTTTCAAGTTTCCACATAAGATACTGATTATGCTAGTTTAAGAatagaaattttctttttaagcaGCTATTGGTAGtatgtcaaaaataaaactgtTAGTATCAGGTACTGGTAGTATATTCTGAACTGTTTTCGTCTGTACTGGGTCGTAGCCCCCCATCACTCAATTTCAGACTAAAGACCAAACTAAAAGATAGAGGaataatacatttaatttaCATGTCAAGTAACTTGTTAGCCTTTTTTTATTTGCTAAATGACTTGTTAGCCATTTAATGATCACAGTCTAAGTATTAGTATTGTGAGAGCAATAGAACTCGGTATTTATGAGTGAAATTTCAGAAAGGTTAAAATAACCAATTCTACAAGAATTTGTTTTTGCTTTGTGTATTTTTCCAGATAACCATGCGTTTAGTTAACTTGTTAGTCATTTTTCATCTTGTAGCTTTGGAGGACAGTACTTTTGATGCCATTCAAACTTGTTACGGTATTTATTCATGAAGCTAGCCATGCCTTAGCTTGCAAACTTACATGTGGACATGTAAGAAGCTTCGTTCTCTCCTGAGACCTCATGACATTATGTCAGTTATTTTTCAACATCGGATATTGATGCCTGGCCAGTCtgcattattatatttttagtaattctttttacaatataaatatgTTCAAGTACTTTTATGTTTCTAATCTATACAACTATGAACCAAACATTTTTTCCATGTCAATTATGGTAAAGTACATATATTTGATTCAGAGTTTCCAGAGTGTCTGTCCTGCAAGTGGcatcatatttaaatttcataACCTCAAGTCATAGTAATAAAATTCCTTAATATGCAGGTGGAAGGAATTCAAGTTCACGCTGATGAAGGAGGAAGTACACAAACACGAGGCGGTGTATATTGGTTCATCTTGCCAGCTGGATGTAAATTCTTTCCCCTATACTAGGCACACTATTCAGTACCCTCACTTTGTTTGGAGTGTAAAGTAAAATCTGAACAGATATATGGTTCTTGTACATGTAACATGTTCTGCAGTTACTTCAATATTATTTACTCTTTTAAAACATTTTAGCCTGCGCCTCCGCATATATTCAATGACACTAAATGTAAAATATTGCTATGTATCCTTTCTAAAGCAGTGTGACTGAACTTTATAATGCTTCTTGCAATTCTAGATCTTGGATCATCGTTCTGGGGAATGGTTTTGATACTAGCGTCCACAAATCTTCTTGCAGCAAGAATCGGTGCTGGATGTTTAGTTATTGCCCTAATTATTGTACTCTTAATTGCTAAAAATGTAAGTGGGGTTTACATTTTACACTTCACATTGTCAAGATACATTGTTAAAGATATAGGCACCCTTAAAACACTAGAAAtcaccttttaaacttcattcTTGAGCAATACTGACTTTCTTGAAATCTGTTGTCGCATGTTTGTAGAGTAAGTCATTTCCTggaatttatgtataatatatgcTATTTTCTGAgtccaaaatttgaaaaacaaaataGAATTTGTTTGGTAAATTTCAACAGAATGAATATAGTTAGTTCATGTATAATGAATTCGTATATTAGCACAGCAAAATGATTCTAATCCCATCATTCTCTTAAAAAATCTGATTTTCTTTTAAGATATGGTGTCAGTACACCGTATAATTCCTGACGATATTACTAACTGATTTTTCA of the Daucus carota subsp. sativus chromosome 4, DH1 v3.0, whole genome shotgun sequence genome contains:
- the LOC108219453 gene encoding uncharacterized protein LOC108219453 isoform X3; this encodes MRNWELKKCCNHEQVVFITTISVCTVVILALWRTVLLMPFKLVTVFIHEASHALACKLTCGHVEGIQVHADEGGSTQTRGGVYWFILPAGYLGSSFWGMVLILASTNLLAARIGAGCLVIALIIVLLIAKNWTLRALCIGFIVFIAIIWVLQETTDIRVLRYVILFIGVMNSLFSVYDIYDDLISRRVNISDAEKFAEVCPCPCNGVGWGVIWGIISFIFLCGAMYLGLVILS